The following DNA comes from Megalopta genalis isolate 19385.01 chromosome 14, iyMegGena1_principal, whole genome shotgun sequence.
AACGATTTTGCATGTGTGATCGTGATGTCTTAATTCGACTACCGATTCGATTTCGTTCGATCGGCGTCGGCTATTGTTTTCGCTCTTCAGCGTCAGGAAATTTGCTCGTGGAAACAATAATTTCGGTTCGCTTAATTAATCAATTTGCTAATCGCTTCGCCGCTTCGCTTTCCGTCGCACGTCGCCAAACACTTTCCCTGCGAAAAATCTTCTTTCATTGTCCATTAATTATACGGTTTGCTTCGGTTTgcgattttgtttaaataattcctTGATTTTGTTGCTTAACTAATATTTCacgatatttaaaaattgtctatttctattaattgcaattttaatcAATCGcttaaattcgaataaatttagattcagatgttgaaattcctttttttttttattttaaataaatttatatatttatatataaatttttatatatatattaaataatttttcgcGCAGTCGCGACGATATTCGAGCGAATCGTGTTTACTTCGTGCATTTCCTTTTCTCGAGTTTCAAAGCATCTACGATCGCGACTGCGATTCGTTGAGAAGGTGGCGGCGCGTTTCGCTGAAAGATACTTTTGTTTTGGCAGGAGCGACACAGAAAGCGCCGGAAGGTACTCCAGAACGGAAGTTGACGGATCTCGTGGAGAACGAAAACCGAAAATCAGCTTCTCGAGGCTCTTCAAACGCAACAAGGACAAAGTCTCTGGCGCTGACACCGACACCATGAGAACTATCGTCACTGTCGACGATGAAAAGGTATCGCCACCGAAAGGATACTGTTTTGAAGCTGGAATTTCAAGCTTTAGTTTAAGCTGAGTTTCATAAAAAATGCTTCATAAAAATATATCTTAAAATTGAGTAAATTCGACTTTCAAATCGAGCCATTCTTTTGCGAAACAGTAATCTAGATTTTGCGAATCTTTGGAATGTTCTCGCAATTCTCATTTAAAGTAATCTACCCTGATTTAAAGCTGATATTTTAAGCTTTAGTTTAAGCTAAGTAGCATCAAAAATACTTCATAAAAATACACCTCAAAATTGAGTCAAAGTTGCCTTTAAAAACGAGTCATTTTTCTGCGGAACAGTAGTCTAGATTTTGCACATTTTTGGAATGTTCTCGCCATTCCCATTTGAAATAATCAACCCTGTTTTAAAGATGGAATTTCAAGCTTTAGTTTATGCTAAGTTGCATTAAAAAtgctttataaaaatataacttaAAATTAGTTCAAATTTTTCCTTTAATGACGAGACATTTTCCTTCGAAACAGTAGACcagatttttttaattttctcgtgacattcatttaaaataatataccaCAGGTTTCAAAACACACATTTCAAGtttcattttaagctacattGCATTTAAAAAGTTCTATAAAAATGCAACTTTAAATTGGTTTAATCTTTCCCTATAAAATTAAGTCTTTTTTCTTCGAGACAACAGTTTGGTCCATTCGATGGTTCGAAATGTCTTTATAGTTGTTTCATAAAATAATCGACCCTGTTTCTAAACTGAcacttcaagctttaatttaagctacATTGCATTAAAAAAACTGCCACGAGAACACAATTAAAAATTAGTTCAAAATTTCCCCTTAAAATCGAGTCATTTTCCTTCGAAACAGTGGTCTCCATTTTTCGAATTTTTGGAATGTTCTCGCGACATTCAATTAAAATAATCTATCAGCTTTTAAAACCGAcacttcaagcttcaatttaagctGCATCGCATTATAAATCTCCCACGACAACACAACTAAAAATTAATTCAAAACATCCCCACAAAATCGAGTCACATTTTGTCATCGTTGCACCAAAATCGTCCTGAAAACGATTGCACCGCAATTCCCAAATACACTAAACAATAAAACACAAAAAAAGAGTATTAAAATACGATTGCACTATTTCCATCTGATTAAAACGCTTCGCAAACGTAGCGCACAATTTTCCTCTCGCATAATCTAATAACAACATTCCGATGGGCAAAAACCGAGCGGTTTCAAGCTCTTCAAAAAATTCGCATAATTTTGGATCGGAAATAAAAAGCAGTAAAAATACGCTGGCGCCGAAAATCCTGATCTACCTTTATCTGCATAGAGCCACAAGGTCCAATGTCTAttggttcgcgcgcgcgcgtccactACGCAAAGGTTCCGAGAACCGATCGCGCAAAAAAGCCGTTTAATGGGAGCAGCGAGTGCCTTAATCGAATGATTTCGTTCTGACAGCTGCAGACGTCGCCGGCCGTGCCGGAAAACAAGCCGAATCCGTCGACCGGCGAGACTGGCATAGTTTACGCGGAATTGGACCTGACGCAGCAGCAACAGGGCGGCAACCCGCGCCGCTTGAACGAGGACAAGACGGAGTACGCCGAGATTTTGTACACGAAGCCGCAGTCAACGGAGGAACAGCAGACGCCCACCAGCGAATAAAGAGATTCCTTGCCGGCGATCGAAACGAAAGCGCAGCTCCTGAAACGATAAAAAGAAACATTTAATCCTCCACTCAGCCATCGTCGAACCCGTTTCATTTAGCCGATCCTTTTCAGCTTGTATCTTTTAGTCCGTAGATCTAAGATAAGTTATTCCAATATTGTTCTTTTCCACATTTCACGCGGCCCCGACGTtcgaatttatatatttatttccatTAGTCGTCGACTCTTCGCACTCGGAGCTGTTTTTTCTTCCGAAACGAGATTTTTTTTAACGAGAAATCGGTTCATTCGGCTCGCGCGTTAACGCTTCGATCTTGTTTTTTCGCGCGGCAACTGGAACGTTCATTCTGGCAATTATTTCTGATGTTCacggttcttttttttctttttgttataCTTCGACATTATCGTATATCATCGTCCggaaaattagagattcctgaggtcatttgaagcaactttttcctttacaaaaattttctccggcgCACCGTTCACGAGATATCAACGAATAAACACGGACCAATGAGGTGGCGCGCTCGCCTAGCGCCGCGCGatcgcgcctctcattggccgtCGTTTATTCGCCAATAACTCGagaacggtgcctcgaagaacatttctgtaaaagaaaaagttgcttcgaatcgcctcagCAATCTAATTTTCCGGACGTACGATAACTTTCAGACATCCTGTATACTTGTGCTGCAATTTTAGAAACTGGAAAGCTGTAACATTAAAATTCGGTCACTGAAAAGAATAGTTTGCGCAGACGTGCGACAGTAAACACGAATTTCTCAAGCCGAATAAAAAATATCggttaaaatataacatttatcTTCTAAAGcggccattcgagtgcaaagggtgaaGAAATGTAAAAGTACGGTGAATCGCGACGAACTTACGACGTCGATTTCAAGGAATTATTTGGAGACCAATGATTCACCGCGCCGTTGCATTTCTCTGAAAAGGATCCGGCGTCGTAGACTTAGCTTTAGCGTTTCCTTAGCGTAGTATATTCGGATTTACTTGGAATATTAAGCTGATTAATCTAAGGGAAGAGAACCAAAAGGGGGtttcatacgaatcaaacgaatccTTGACACTAACCCGGGACCGAACTAACGACAACAATCAAACCAGAACGTATCGGGCTCTGTTCGCACCGAGAATCGACCGTATTTTCCGCCGCTGAAATTGCTGCTACGCGCCGCGAATTCCTGATCGATTTCGCGCGGTAATTTGCAGGCAAGAGATCGACAGTGACCGCGCGTTAGGCGCCCGAACAAATACGCGCGTTACCGTAAGCATTAGTCGCGACCGACTGAAATCGAGCGCGCGTTTTCCACGGCGGCCTCGCGAAAGTGTACCACGGACGCGAGCTGGCCTAATCGCGGCGCAGGTCGGTCGCAGATGGAAAAGTGGACGCGAAGCTCGGTGCAGAGACCGCGACGGATAATTTGTACTTAATTAGGTCTCTGTGCTGATAGAGAATTCGTTGCCGCGAAACTTCGACAACGATGGAGATCGTTCGACATTTTCCCGGAGTGTACCGAGCGGTCGCGAGAGGTTCAGACGAGATCGATGTACTTAAATtttattgttactattgttatcgcgtatttaaataataataataataacaactaaGTGTAACGTCCGTATCGTATATGTATACGTGCTGTTCGTTTGAGAGTCGCTTGAAACGTTTGCTTCCTATACTGTGAATACATACGAAGGTATACGGGGTGTCCGAGAATTGTGTCGTTTCCGGGACACCgatgggttcccgaggtcatttcaagcaactttttcctttacagaaattctctccgaagcaccgttcacgagttattgacgaataAAGAGTGACCAATTAGAAGGGCGCCGGCACGACGCTAGGTGGCCGAGCCGATCGGCGCAACCGGGCTCCGGCCGCCTGgggcgccagccgtgctcgcgtctcattggtcgctgtttattcgttgataactcgtgaacggtgtGTCGTAGAAAATgtctgcaaaggaaaaagttgcttcaaatcgcctcgGGAATCCATGGTTTCTCggaaacataattttgggatacccggTGTACCGAGGCCCTCGGAGGGCCACTTATTGCACTTGTAACTAATAAAATGCGAATCTACCGAATTTTACGAAAGTTGAAACTCGACGAGAgatatagaaaaagaaaataaataaaaagagaaattaaTGTTAAAGCGCCAGTTAACGATATTGTCCTTCGTCCTTCTTCGATTCACCTTGAATGCACAGTGCGTTTTTACCTTTGATGTGTCCGTATACGAGAAGGGACGTCGAGAATCGAAATAAACGTCGAATCATATCAGAACGATCCAAGCTGCTTTGAAGCGTGTTTTATGTGTTCTTTGTACATTAgtttaatctctctctctcgctctctcttttctctctctctctctctctctctctccctctctctgtctgttTAACACGACAAAAACGATTTATGTTAGTTATGCGTGTCGCCATCAACTTTGTATCCTTAGATCGTTAAGACCTAATCTGTAAACGCCTTAATGCTTATACGATTTTACAAGCGTTTCGAGGATCCATTTACAAACATCGTTTCTACCCGAATTTCTATCGCGCTGTCCACCTAATGTTTTATATTCGTTTTATATGCATCGAACGAGAAACCAGTGTCACGTGTCGCCCGACGATCCCGTGTATCATTTCTTCgttgtaaagttttaattttaatattgattgcCGTCCACAACGTCGATGTTTCTAATCTGTACGTTCCATGTCGAATAAATTACAATTTGATCAACCTGTGCCAGTTTTATCGTCCCGAGCGCTCTTTATGCAAACGCTATCAGTGTTTCCCGACGCAGTCGGCTCGGCTTCCCAGGTTTCAATCGGCCGCATAAATTAATGAGGAAAAAATATCGTCAACACACGGCCGGTCGGGAGAGTCTTCTTCGACGCGGTGTAATTTTTTCTCGCGGAAGTTTTTCTCTCAATATTTTTGCACCGTATTCCGATGCGAACGGTGATCCGGTTTCGCCAAAGCAATTTCAGCCGATCGATCGTCTTTCGAGccgagcgaaacgaacgaaaatGCGCTAACGGTTTTCCGCTGATTCACTCGCGACGTTTAATTGCACCAATCAGCGTGCTATCGGTCGATCCAATCGGCGCAGTTTGTTCGCACGCGTCGCGCAAGAAACGCCTGGAAGCAAGAAACACATCGTAACGATCAGAACACTACAATTACGTCTGATACGATAGTTTCTTTCATCAATCACGGTCACGACGCTGTCGTCAACATGCGCGACGACTGGTAACGTATCTCAAGCATCGATCTAAGATAACGCGAACATGAAGCATGTTTTAATGCACCGAGTGAAACGTcgtgtaaatttttaataaatcgaCTCGACGAGTTCGCCAAAAATTGGACATTGATGAAACGACCGACCGGACCTtctgataaaaaataaaattagcctCGTCGATCCGGACACGCTTAATCATCTTCGGTGGTAGCTTCCACTTCTGTGCCGGTCTCTTCCTCGGTGCCCTCCGTGGCGTCGGTGTTGTAAGGCACATCGCCGATCTCTTCGTCCCCATCCACAGCTACACTTGCACCTAGGCTCGCGGCTATACTCGCGTCGGCGTCTTCCTCTGTGATGGACGCGGCGAGCGGTCTCTTCAGCTTCGGCAGGCGATGCTTGTAAGTGGCGTAGACGCTTCGACGCATGTCCTTGGTCACGACGTTGAACTCGTCGCGCGCGGCCTCGGTGAGGAAGCTGGTCGCCTTGGCACACTCGACGGGCTTGTCGAGAACGGTCCTCTCGCTCTTGAAGTCCACTACCCTCGGATAATCGTCGCAGGCGGCCAGCAGGTCGGTGATCGACATTTGAACGGTTCTTCGAGGCTCGAAACTGCCGACCACCCGCTTTTCGCATTTTTCAGGGTCGTGGGCGATCAGCAACGGGTCGAACTTCGGTTCGGGCTTCTTCAGCGGGTCCGCTTGGCCTAGGTTCAAGTGCCAGGTGGTGCTCACCATCGCGCTTGTCATGGCGTCCCGCTTCAAGGTCGGCTCGACCGACGGCAGCTCCGGGTACTCTAGTTTATCGCCATGCTTGATGCCCGCAGACAGGTTCTTGTGGTAGACCAAGTACGAGTCTTGGTCGGGCACTGTGTCGGCTCCCGGGATCAGCGTTCCTGAGGAGAGCGAAGGTTATTCGGCGTGAAATACGGTGAAGAGGATGGTGAGGGAGAACGTGACGAAGAAGATGAACGTGATGAAGACGATGATGAGAAAGCATATGATGAGAAAGATGAAGAAGATGAAGTTGAAGAACATGAAGAAGATTAAGATGAAGATGAAAATGAAGGAGGTAAAGCTGTAGTAGTAAAAGATAAAGATGAGGATGATGAAGCTGACGAAGATGACGCTGGTGAAGATGAAGGTGAtgaagaagatgatgatgaagaCGATGATAATGAAGAACATGATGAGGAAGATGGAGTAGATGAAGAAGATGAAGCTGAAGAAGTAAAAGAtgaagatgatgatgatgaagCTGAAGATGATGGAGATGAAGAAGATGAAGCTGAACatgaagaagatgaagaagaagaagctgaAGAAAATGAAGCTGAAGAAGATGAAAATGAAGAAGATGAAGATACAAATGCTGAAGAAACTGATGAACCTGATAAAGCTGAAGAAGCTGATGAAGCTGAAGAAGCTGAAAAAGCTGATGAAGCTGAAGAAGCTGAAGAAGttgacgaagacgaagacgcaGAAACTGAATAACACGAAGAACAACGAACGCACCAGGATCGAAGCTCTTCCCAGGGCTAGTCCTAAGCGGCTCGAGGAAGACCTTCTTCTTGGTGTCCAGGCTCTTAGCATCGACGAAGTTGAAGTCCTCTTGTTCGAACGTGAACGCGACGGGCGTGATCCGGAAGTCCATCCTCTTATTCGTATTAAGGGTCTTGACCATAGCATAGACCAAACAGTTCATGTTCCTGCATCGGAGGACGTAGATGGCGCCATGATCCCTTTCGAACAACGGCGGGCCAACCCATCCAGGATCCGCCATATAAAAACCATCTTTAGCCGCCAAGCCGGCCAGAATGACCCTGTTGCACTCGACCAGAATATTCGGTGACTCTTCGAAGGCCTTGTTCAGAGCAGCCGCTAGCGTGATCTTGTTCTTCGCCCCGTATAGAGTGCCGCACACAGCCTCCCTGAAGTCGATCACCCAGAGGTGCGGGAAGATCTTGAAGCAGGGCTGCAGGTTGAAGTGGTTGTAGTACTTGGCGCACTTCGCGGCGCCCCTGACGCTCTCGGTGTAATAAGAATCGCCGCAGATCACCGCTGAGTCCAGGATGGCAGGGCCCCACCTGGACGGGTGACTCAGGTATTGCATGGCCAAGACGGCGACACAAATGGCTGCCTGGTTCTTGCCGCCGCGATCCCCAAACCTGGAGTCGTAGGCGCCTATGGTGCCCCAGGCAGAATAGATCAGGTTCGACACCTCCACGGCGTAGTTGTTCCAGAACTGCTTCACCTTGCCCTCGTCCTTCATCTCCTCATCCtcctccctcctcttcctcttggcGCTGGGCTTGACGATGTCCGGTGCGTGCCGGAAGTTCCAGTGATAGTCCAGATACAACCAGATGGGGTCTTCCTTGAACTCGTCGAACGGAGGCACGTTGACAGAGTCCACGTGGACGCGGTGGATGAAGAAGCCGGTGGTGTCCTCGTGCTGGTTGAAGCACATGTTCTTCACCATCTGGCACAGCCCGGGAAAGATGCCGAGACATGCCCTGCCGCCGTAGGACACCCTCCTGCCCTTCTCGTTGCACGGATAGGGGTCTATGTAGTAGTAGGCGTTGGTGCTCCTCGAGTACCAGAAGCCGTAGCAGCAGTTTGTGAAGTGGATCATGCCGCTGGCGTGCGTCCTGAAGTACCTCTTCAGGTGCTTCCTCACCTGGAGGTAGAAATCGTTCCGCCCGGTCCGCGGGCTCACCGTCAGCAGGGCCAGCGGTAGCGCGCAGTCCCGCAAGTCGAAGATCCTGTTCATGATGGTGACGTTGCGCAGGATGTGTTCCGTGTGGAACTTCGGCTCCGGGAACTCCCTGTAGACCGACTCGGCAACCTCCAGGACCTTGTCCACCATGTCGGGCATGGGGCTCTGCACGATGTCCCTCTGCACCATCACGGCCAGCACGGCGACGAAGTAGCACCTTTTGACCCGCGGCTCCGTCAGAGCGTCCCGGTTGCTCAGGGCCACCGTCCCGTGGACGAATATCGGCCTGGAGTCCGGCACAGTGGGCCTGAAGATAGCCTCCAGGTCGTAAGGCTCCGTCGGCATCCTGTGAATCTCGGGCAGCGAGGCTGCCGGCACGACGGGCTCGTGGAGCCCTCTGGTGTCGCTGCAATCAGGGTCCACCTTCTGCGCGTAGGACACCGTGATCACGCGCATCACGAAGGTCTCCTCTTCAGGCTGGTCGATCACCTTGACGACCAGCCTCAGAAACTCCCTTATATCCGCGGCAGTGACGATCCTTAGGCTCTGGGTACCAGCGACGATCCACCAGGCGAAGTGGTTTTCCCCCCTCTTCATGGTCCCCAGGTGCGCCCTGCCGCAGGTCACGATGGCGCCGGTGTAGCTTGGAGTGTCAAAGACCTTCTGCAGGGACATCGCCAGATTCCAGCCTTCGGTGGCGTACAGGGTGCCGTAATGAAGAGGCACGAACACCGCCCTGAAGACGTAGTTGCCGATCTCGAACTCGTTCAGCAGACCGTCGGTCATTTCGGCGGCCGTCGAGTCCTCGGCCGCCAGCAGGCTGTCGAACGAATAGTCCAGTACAGTCTCGAACAGTCCTCTGACCGTCCTGACCGACCACGTGATGGGGTCGTGGATCAGGGACCAGGCCATCACGCAGAGGTCCAGCGGGGTCGCGACCATCGTGCCCGCCTTGAACCTTCTGTCGGGAACCTTCTTCCTGACCAAGGTCTTCGCCAGCTCGTGCTCGTCCGTGTCCTCCGTGATCCTCGGGACCTTCTTGAAGGGGGCCAACACTGGGGCAGTGATCTCGTTCTCCAAGACAGTGACCTCCAGCATCGAGGCGTTGCAGAACCTGATGGGCGCAAAGCCGGGGACCGTTGCGTCGTACCCGAAGCTGGTCCTCGACTCGGCGGTCACCCAGTCCGGTTGTTCTATCAAGGACACCGAGGACTCCGGGGACAGCAGCACCTCCGGCGGCTCTTCGACGCGTTCTTCCAGTTCAGGTTTCTCCACGCAGGACGTCTTCTTCCTCGTGCGTCTCCGTCGCCGCCTCTTCGTCTCCATGTGGGCTATGCACACGGTGTACAGCCGGAAAGGCCTCTTCGTGTTCTCGGCGACGTTCGCCTCGAGCTTCTCCAGCAAAGAGTTCAGCTCGCAGAACTCCATCAGGGCGCAGGAGCCGCCTTCGCCGGCGTTGCCGAGCTCGTCACAGGAGTAAGGGTCGAAGAGATAGAAGGCCCCGTTCGCTGCCCAGAAGGCGTAGGCGGAATTGGCGAACGCTATGATGCCCGTCTGGTTCTTCTCGAAGAACCTGTCCATGATGTACTCGAGCTCGTCGTTGTCGGAGCTCTCCGGATCGGCGTACACAGCCTGCTTCGTGATCACGTTGTACACCGTCTGCATGATCTCCACATGGTGGAACCATCTGTAGGGCTTGAAACGCAGCTTCCCGGTCTTCCCGTGGATCTTCTCGCCGAGGTAGACGAACTGGTCCAGCGTGTCCCCGCGGAACTTGTCCGGGTCCACCTTGATCTTCGCTAGTACGCAGAGCAAGGCCGCGAAGAAGCAGGACTTGAAGTGGCACTCCTCGGTCGATGCCCGGTCTTCCAGGCACAGGTCGCCCAGCAGGATCCGGAAGCCATCCTCGGTGACCTTGGGATTGTAAACGGGTGGGAGATCAGTTAGGAACGGCTAGGGTCAGCTAGGATCAGCTAGGTCTAAGTAGCTTCAGCCGGGCTCTGCTAGGATCAGCAGAGGTCCGCTAAAAGACTGAAGGGCTAGGACTAGGAAGTAAGGTGACAGGCGTCGTTACTTTCCAGCCGACAGGATGCTTCTGTCTCTTCTTCGAGCTCGCAGGCCTGGTCCGAACTGTGCTGGCCTCCTGAGACATCACGGACCCTTTCTGTGAaatcttgctcttgttgtccggCGCCTTGTCGTCCGCCTGCAGCTGCCGATAACATCAGAAATAGGAATCGGTGCCGAGAACGAAGCTATCTTCAAAAGCGTTCAGACCTGGTCAGCCACTTTGAAGTCCGGGAAGAACAGCTCCAGCAGCAGATCCTCGGTGTTGCAGAGGATCTTCTCCATCAGCGCGTCGCCAGCGTCCGCCTTCGACAGCAAACACTTGCGTCTCCTCTTCTCGGGACAGCTGCCCAGCCTCTTCTCGGGAACCGGAGTCCGGATGATGGGGCCCAGGGGAATCAAGGCCGGCCGAATGCGGATCCCGACCGGTGCCTCGGGTAGGTCCTCTCGGACCATACCCAGCCGCTTTGGCGTCTCCTCGAGCTGATCCTCCTCAATTGGTCCGTCGTGCTGGATGTACATGTCGTCGATGGCCCTGATCGGTATCAGGCAGATGGGCAGCAGCCGCGAGAACAGGTATCTCTTCGGGCACAGTTTGATCTTCTTCGAGGGTACCAAGAAGTCGATGCCGGTCCCGGCGCTCATTACGATCGTGGACCTCGACAACAGCGAGGTGCCGAAGCCGCCCTTCTTTTTCACGTCAAGCCTCGAGTCTATCGAGAACCTGGACACCAGCGAAGGTACCGACCGCTTGGCTCTCTTTGCCTCGAGCAGCTTCGTCAACGTCTTGTTCGACGGCAAGACGTACGGCGGCGGGTGCTCGTATTTCAGCTTCTCCAGGGCCTTCTGCGCGTGCACCCGCTGCATCGCCTCCTCGGTCTCCTCGGGGATCTTCAGCCCGGCGGTGAGCAGCGCTAGGTTCAGCCTGTAAGGCGCGTCCGGCTGCTCCTGCTCGCGGACTTCCAGAAGAGGGTCTACCAGCGGCTTCTCAGCCTCTTCCAAGAGGCCGGCGCGAGGCCTCCTAGcgccttcctcctcctcctcttcctcctcctcctcctcgcccATGAGGACGTCGATCACGTCCgcgtcttcctcctcctcctcgacaGTCTTCAGCTCCGCCTCTATCTTCTCTATGTCATCGTCGGTAATCGGCAGGAAGCTGGTCTTGAACATCTCGATGTCGTCGCCCGGCGGCATCACCTCGACCTCGGTCGCGTACTTGCCGGGCTGGATGGAGTCCAGCGAGACGAAGTGGAAGGTGAAGGCGGGCTCGTTGAACTCTATGACCCCGTGGAGCAGGGTGACCAGCTCGTTTAGGCTGCCCAGGACTGCGAAGGAGGCCGGGTAGTCCCGAAGGCGCCAGCCCTCCGCGTCGCTCCCGTACGGGTTGAAGAGGAAGTAGCACTCGTTGTCCTTCCAGACCGCGTAGATCAGACGCTTGTTCTCCAAGAGCAGCTCGCTGTGCCTCTTGAAGTAGCACTCGAGGGCCTCCGCCAGATTGGCCAGGGGCGCGGCGTCCCCACGGATCACGTCCATCTTCGACTTGAAGATCACGTCGTTCTCCCCAAACTTCAGCCGCGCCGGCAGCATGCCCAGGTCCAGGTGGCTAGGAACAGGCTGCAgcctctcctcctcctcttcctcgcCCTCCTCcagctcctcctcctcctcctcgcccTCGGCAGCCTCCGTCTTATCGGCCATCGCGGGGCTGCCCTTGCGGATCCACTCGATCAC
Coding sequences within:
- the LOC117225822 gene encoding uncharacterized protein LOC117225822; protein product: MDRAKSVVELDREKKVEYKTKLTLLAECDEIVSEETVNAVGRVTENVRAADDNAPSSDELDEGLEEQYKDLNFFLDLPDDTYSLTAIRPELPTCVRYGVRAGLTHINMPKFSPLSRGHQGGATAIAAFATTTVYKSRCWNEAVIDQIIEDGDSFYCESYKEISTDDRRLLTILHLGRTLCVQNKLTVNVTIEDAAYAGKFRSSEPTELHLVKALELFFKRYKAGILCSSVLNIALWKDTKYFNIFDGQARKENCEPAADGLSGTAKLFLVRDLIGVLFIILEKSQVGNEPFVLYAIAISGVDHYTKPIAVVDTEKIYAHAVERRPSSYKVQDKYRAVLQGSYHIMHPALPALVRGRTHMIIALASLVYSRLVNGNKWTSGLVDLIFNQSNIYFVDLVRVLDKDLADPEFELKMDDAMGDVILGVYSAKVKIRTNVVPGYGQKRGKVAFDTGFREFFESQACGLLEIKGVYYAIWRHDDTYYYMDPYACDDEGFRSGTAEIDGSYKPGEAACVTMNSSINQVLETIMENTGSRDRDPFIIHGVRVLYVKTGVTPGGPLEYVIYREKGTNRRPQAPPVAVAAKSLGKIDEVPDMTPTIRPQLLRLKDAVVQVPPLMKEAEMYMMTDEEPRSYVILPPEEEEPVQELGEEEEEELEAGRKDWEEMEEEEEPEKVPEEPPVQRVIRGYRKVGPYRLVLQGSKNCLDDSFEVRSRGKQGLMAALVAIAYRKLKDPKRWRNVDVDQLIDVGDKTYGEVIEWIRKGSPAMADKTEAAEGEEEEEELEEGEEEEEERLQPVPSHLDLGMLPARLKFGENDVIFKSKMDVIRGDAAPLANLAEALECYFKRHSELLLENKRLIYAVWKDNECYFLFNPYGSDAEGWRLRDYPASFAVLGSLNELVTLLHGVIEFNEPAFTFHFVSLDSIQPGKYATEVEVMPPGDDIEMFKTSFLPITDDDIEKIEAELKTVEEEEEDADVIDVLMGEEEEEEEEEEEGARRPRAGLLEEAEKPLVDPLLEVREQEQPDAPYRLNLALLTAGLKIPEETEEAMQRVHAQKALEKLKYEHPPPYVLPSNKTLTKLLEAKRAKRSVPSLVSRFSIDSRLDVKKKGGFGTSLLSRSTIVMSAGTGIDFLVPSKKIKLCPKRYLFSRLLPICLIPIRAIDDMYIQHDGPIEEDQLEETPKRLGMVREDLPEAPVGIRIRPALIPLGPIIRTPVPEKRLGSCPEKRRRKCLLSKADAGDALMEKILCNTEDLLLELFFPDFKVADQLQADDKAPDNKSKISQKGSVMSQEASTVRTRPASSKKRQKHPVGWKVTEDGFRILLGDLCLEDRASTEECHFKSCFFAALLCVLAKIKVDPDKFRGDTLDQFVYLGEKIHGKTGKLRFKPYRWFHHVEIMQTVYNVITKQAVYADPESSDNDELEYIMDRFFEKNQTGIIAFANSAYAFWAANGAFYLFDPYSCDELGNAGEGGSCALMEFCELNSLLEKLEANVAENTKRPFRLYTVCIAHMETKRRRRRRTRKKTSCVEKPELEERVEEPPEVLLSPESSVSLIEQPDWVTAESRTSFGYDATVPGFAPIRFCNASMLEVTVLENEITAPVLAPFKKVPRITEDTDEHELAKTLVRKKVPDRRFKAGTMVATPLDLCVMAWSLIHDPITWSVRTVRGLFETVLDYSFDSLLAAEDSTAAEMTDGLLNEFEIGNYVFRAVFVPLHYGTLYATEGWNLAMSLQKVFDTPSYTGAIVTCGRAHLGTMKRGENHFAWWIVAGTQSLRIVTAADIREFLRLVVKVIDQPEEETFVMRVITVSYAQKVDPDCSDTRGLHEPVVPAASLPEIHRMPTEPYDLEAIFRPTVPDSRPIFVHGTVALSNRDALTEPRVKRCYFVAVLAVMVQRDIVQSPMPDMVDKVLEVAESVYREFPEPKFHTEHILRNVTIMNRIFDLRDCALPLALLTVSPRTGRNDFYLQVRKHLKRYFRTHASGMIHFTNCCYGFWYSRSTNAYYYIDPYPCNEKGRRVSYGGRACLGIFPGLCQMVKNMCFNQHEDTTGFFIHRVHVDSVNVPPFDEFKEDPIWLYLDYHWNFRHAPDIVKPSAKRKRREEDEEMKDEGKVKQFWNNYAVEVSNLIYSAWGTIGAYDSRFGDRGGKNQAAICVAVLAMQYLSHPSRWGPAILDSAVICGDSYYTESVRGAAKCAKYYNHFNLQPCFKIFPHLWVIDFREAVCGTLYGAKNKITLAAALNKAFEESPNILVECNRVILAGLAAKDGFYMADPGWVGPPLFERDHGAIYVLRCRNMNCLVYAMVKTLNTNKRMDFRITPVAFTFEQEDFNFVDAKSLDTKKKVFLEPLRTSPGKSFDPGTLIPGADTVPDQDSYLVYHKNLSAGIKHGDKLEYPELPSVEPTLKRDAMTSAMVSTTWHLNLGQADPLKKPEPKFDPLLIAHDPEKCEKRVVGSFEPRRTVQMSITDLLAACDDYPRVVDFKSERTVLDKPVECAKATSFLTEAARDEFNVVTKDMRRSVYATYKHRLPKLKRPLAASITEEDADASIAASLGASVAVDGDEEIGDVPYNTDATEGTEEETGTEVEATTEDD
- the LOC143260549 gene encoding uncharacterized protein LOC143260549; this translates as MVRENVTKKMNVMKTMMRKDEDENEGGKAVVVKDKDEDDEADEDDAGEDEGDEEDDDEDDDNEEHDEEDGVDEEDEAEEVKDEDDDDEAEDDGDEEDEAEHEEDEEEEAEENEAEEDENEEDEDTNAEETDEPDKAEEADEAEEAEKADEAEEAEEVDEDEDAETE